In one window of Betta splendens unplaced genomic scaffold, fBetSpl5.4 scaffold_30, whole genome shotgun sequence DNA:
- the LOC129603765 gene encoding NACHT, LRR and PYD domains-containing protein 12-like produces MSHIKTARSLHIMCHIPVFCWITATVLEDLLETREGGELPKTLTEMYAEFLGFQMDRTKDKYGPEQSSNYIKSLAKLAFKQLLKGNLIFYEEDLKESGIDVRGASVCSGVFTEIFKQERGRKTKDKIFSFVHLSVQEFLAAVHMMLCYTNGKMEELEEFLKDSNAALDVVLSRTMFKSLLSPSGHLDLFVRFLHGLCLESNQRILGGLLGHTENSPETIQRIINNLKMNSYSICPDRSINIFHCLMEMNDHSVHQQIQEFLKSENRSEKELSLIQCSALAYMLQMSEEVLDELDLDKYNTSVEGRQRLIPAVRNCRKAQLSRCGLTETHCEVVASALKSNPSHLTHLDLSNNNLQDSVKVLCAGLESPHCRLETLRLSCCRLSEISCDSLVSALKSNPSHLTQLDLSYNKLQDSGVKHLCVFLESRHCRLETLRLSCCSLSEISCDSLVSALKSNPSHLTQLDLSFNKLHDSSVKPLRDLSPDFRLERF; encoded by the exons atgtcccacatcaagacggcacgaagcctccacatcatgtgccacatcccagtcttctgctggatcactgctacggttctggaggatctgctggaaaccagagagggaggagagctgcccaagaccctgacggagatgtacgcagagttcctggggtttcagatggatcggactaaagacaagtacggaccagaacagagcagcaactacatcaagtcattggctaaactggcttttaagcagctgctaaagggaaacttgatcttctatgaggaagatctgaaagagagcggcatcgatgtcagaggagcctcagtgtgttcaggagtgttcacagagatctttaaacaggagcgagggaggaaaaccaaggacaagatcttcagctttgttcatctgagcgttcaggagtttctggctgctgttcacatgatgctctgttacaccaacgggaaaatggaggaactggaggagtttctgaaaGACTCCAATGCTgctctggatgttgtcctgagtagaaccatgtttaaatccctcctcagtccaagtggccacctggacctgtttgttcgcttccttcatggcctctgtctggagtccaaccagagaatcttaggaggtttgctgggtcacacagagaacagtccagaaaccatccagagaatcatcaacaacctgaagatgAACAGTTACAGTATctgtccagacagaagcatcaacatcttccactgtctgatggagatgaacgaccactcagtccatcagcagatccaagagttcctgaagtcagagaacagatcagagaaggaactctccttgatccagtgctcagctctggcctacatgctgcagatgtcagaggaggttctggatgagttggacctggacaagtacaacacatcagtggagggacgacagagactgatcccagctgtgaggaactgcagaaaggctca actttctagatgtggactcacagagactcactgtgaagttgtggcctcagctctgaagtccaacccgtcacatctgacacatctggacctgagtaacaacaacctgcaggactcagtgaaggttctgtgtgctggactggagagtcctcactgtcgactggagactctgag attgagttgctgcaggttgtcagagatcagctgtgattctctggtctcagctctgaagtccaacccgtcacatctgacacaactcgacctgagctacaacaagctgcaggattcaggagtgaagcatctttgtgtttttctggagagtcgtcactgtcgactggagactctgag attgagttgctgcagtttgtcagagatcagctgtgattctctggtctcagctctgaagtccaacccgtcacatctgacacaactggacctgagcttcaACAAGCTGCACGATTCATCTGTGAAGCCTCTTCGTGACCTGAGTCCAGACTTTCGA ctggagaggttCTGA